One genomic segment of Musa acuminata AAA Group cultivar baxijiao chromosome BXJ3-3, Cavendish_Baxijiao_AAA, whole genome shotgun sequence includes these proteins:
- the LOC103977265 gene encoding REF/SRPP-like protein OsI_017815 isoform X1, which yields MADPVTESPQIAQEEAIEQERLRYLEFVHAAAIHAVLCAARLYVYAKESAGPLRPGVQTVEGTVKTVVGPVYDKIHGVPFELLKFVDRKVEVTVQELDRRVPSVVKEASSAARSAAGEVQRAGLVGSAAGLVRSVYAKYEPAAKELYAKYEPAAEQAAASAWRSLNRLPLVPQVAQVVVPTAAHLSEKYNQAVSSSAEKGYAVSAYLPLVPTERMARVFGDNVATAAH from the exons ATGGCCGATCCCGTCACCGAATCTCCTCAGATC GCTCAGGAGGAAGCGATAGAGCAGGAGAGGCTAAGGTACCTTGAGTTCGTGCACGCGGCGGCGATCCACGCGGTGCTGTGCGCGGCGCGGCTGTACGTATACGCGAAGGAGAGCGCCGGGCCCCTGAGGCCCGGCGTGCAGACCGTTGAGGGAACCGTGAAGACCGTCGTCGGACCCGTCTACGATAAGATCCACGGCGTCCCCTTCGAGCTCCTCAAGTTCGTCGACCGAAAG GTGGAAGTTACCGTGCAGGAGCTGGATCGTCGCGTCCCATCGGTAGTGAAGGAGGCCTCGTCGGCGGCCCGGTCCGCGGCGGGCGAGGTCCAGCGGGCCGGACTGGTCGGATCTGCCGCCGGCCTGGTCCGCTCCGTCTACGCCAAGTACGAGCCGGCGGCCAAGGAGCTGTATGCCAAGTACGAGCCGGCAGCGGAGCAGGCCGCGGCCTCGGCCTGGCGCTCTCTGAACCGCCTCCCACTCGTCCCCCAGGTGGCCCAGGTCGTCGTCCCCACCGCTGCCCACCTCTCCGAGAAGTACAACCAAGCCGTCTCCTCCTCCGCCGAGAAGGGCTACGCCGTCTCCGCCTACCTCCCCCTCGTCCCCACGGAGAGGATGGCACGCGTCTTCGGCGACAATGTCGCTACTGCCGCACACTGA
- the LOC135634268 gene encoding putative glucose-6-phosphate 1-epimerase isoform X1: MAGEKPSVEHCKGINGLDKVVLREARGSSAEVYLFGGHVTSWKNEHGEELLFVSSKAIFKPPKAIRGGIPICFPQFSSHGNLEQHGFARNKFWSIDTNPPQLPSNSLIKTFVDLILKPTDDDIKIWPHSYEFRLRVALTPGGDLMLTSRIRNTNSDGKPFSFTFAYHTYFLVSDISEVRVEGLETLDYLDNLKERERFTEQGDAITFESEVDKIYLSTPTKIAIIDHEKKRTFVLRKDGLPDAVVWNPWDRKAKAMPDFGDDDYKHMLSVEAAAIEKPIILKPGEEWKGRIELSAVPSSYCSGQLDPQKVLQG; the protein is encoded by the exons ATGGCGGGAGAGAAGCCGTCCGTGGAGCACTGCAAGGGCATCAATGGCCTCGACAAGGTCGTGCTGAGGGAGGCTCGAGGCAGCTCGGCCGAG GTTTACTTGTTTGGGGGTCATGTAACTTCCTGGAAAAATGAACATGGGGAGGAGTTGCTCTTTGTCAGCAGTAAG GCTATTTTCAAGCCCCCCAAAGCAATACGTGGTGGCATCCCTATATGTTTCCCACAA TTTTCAAGCCATGGAAATCTTGAACAACATGGATTTGCCAGGAATAAGTTTTGGAGTATTGACACTAATCCACCGCAACTTCCATCAAATAGCCTTATCAAGACTTTTGTTGATCTAATCCTTAAGCCAACCGATGATGATATCAAGATTTGGCCTCACAG TTATGAATTTCGTCTAAGAGTTGCCTTAACACCTGGAGGGGATCTCATGTTGACATCGCGCATAAGAAACACCAATTCTGAtggaaaacccttttcatttacaTTTGCATATCACACTTATTTTTTGGTATCTGATATCAG TGAAGTGCGAGTGGAGGGTCTGGAGACATTGGACTACCTTGACAACTTGAAGGAAAGAGAGCGCTTTACGGAACAAGGAGATGCCATTACATTTGAATCTGAA GTGGATAAAATATATTTGAGCACACCAACCAAGATTGCAATTATAGATCATGAAAAGAAACGAACTTTCGTTTTGCGCAAAGATGGACTTCCAGATGCTG TGGTGTGGAATCCTTGGGACAGGAAGGCTAAAGCCATGCCAGATTTTGGAGATGATGATTACAAGCATATGCTATCCGTAGAAGCTGCAGCCATTGAGAAGCCCATCATTCTGAAGCCTGGTGAGGAATGGAAGGGAAGGATAGAGCTTTCTGCTGTTCCTTCCAGTTACTGCAGTGGGCAACTAGATCCTCAAAAGgtgcttcaaggatga
- the LOC135633398 gene encoding uncharacterized protein LOC135633398, which yields MYGAVRWWARARGRPLGTGLNPGGTKPPRQRVTQLPREKEREREMAWWNEKVVFPVKRALVAVAARVKVRKHGDGISKLHDDVQTCGYQDVQVMWEMLRRSETELPKQRKRRFWRPSASSRRTTSCDSMERHHHRDSECECECARTGGTRLHQ from the exons ATGTATGGAGCCGTGAGATGGTGGGCGCGGGCGAGAGGACGACCGCTG GGCACCGGTCTCAATCCAGGTGGAACCAAGCCACCGAGGCAAAGGGTAACACAGCTCCCacgggagaaagagagagagagagagatggcttgGTGGAACGAGAAGGTGGTGTTCCCGGTGAAGCGCGCGCTGGTAGCAGTCGCCGCAAGGGTCAAGGTTCGGAAGCACG GTGATGGGATCAGTAAACTCCACGACGACGTCCAAACGTGTGGATACCAAGATGTGCAGGTGATGTGGGAGATGCTGAGGAGATCGGAGACGGAGCTTCCCAAGCAGCGGAAGCGGCGGTTCTGGCGGCCGTCAGCCTCATCGCGACGAACGACATCGTGTGATTCGATGGAGCGGCATCATCACCGCGATAGTGAATGTGAATGTGAATGTGCAAGGACCGGTGGAACAAGGCTTCATCAGTAG
- the LOC103977265 gene encoding REF/SRPP-like protein OsI_017815 isoform X2 yields MADPVTESPQIEEAIEQERLRYLEFVHAAAIHAVLCAARLYVYAKESAGPLRPGVQTVEGTVKTVVGPVYDKIHGVPFELLKFVDRKVEVTVQELDRRVPSVVKEASSAARSAAGEVQRAGLVGSAAGLVRSVYAKYEPAAKELYAKYEPAAEQAAASAWRSLNRLPLVPQVAQVVVPTAAHLSEKYNQAVSSSAEKGYAVSAYLPLVPTERMARVFGDNVATAAH; encoded by the exons ATGGCCGATCCCGTCACCGAATCTCCTCAGATC GAGGAAGCGATAGAGCAGGAGAGGCTAAGGTACCTTGAGTTCGTGCACGCGGCGGCGATCCACGCGGTGCTGTGCGCGGCGCGGCTGTACGTATACGCGAAGGAGAGCGCCGGGCCCCTGAGGCCCGGCGTGCAGACCGTTGAGGGAACCGTGAAGACCGTCGTCGGACCCGTCTACGATAAGATCCACGGCGTCCCCTTCGAGCTCCTCAAGTTCGTCGACCGAAAG GTGGAAGTTACCGTGCAGGAGCTGGATCGTCGCGTCCCATCGGTAGTGAAGGAGGCCTCGTCGGCGGCCCGGTCCGCGGCGGGCGAGGTCCAGCGGGCCGGACTGGTCGGATCTGCCGCCGGCCTGGTCCGCTCCGTCTACGCCAAGTACGAGCCGGCGGCCAAGGAGCTGTATGCCAAGTACGAGCCGGCAGCGGAGCAGGCCGCGGCCTCGGCCTGGCGCTCTCTGAACCGCCTCCCACTCGTCCCCCAGGTGGCCCAGGTCGTCGTCCCCACCGCTGCCCACCTCTCCGAGAAGTACAACCAAGCCGTCTCCTCCTCCGCCGAGAAGGGCTACGCCGTCTCCGCCTACCTCCCCCTCGTCCCCACGGAGAGGATGGCACGCGTCTTCGGCGACAATGTCGCTACTGCCGCACACTGA
- the LOC135634268 gene encoding putative glucose-6-phosphate 1-epimerase isoform X2, whose protein sequence is MAGEKPSVEHCKGINGLDKVVLREARGSSAEVYLFGGHVTSWKNEHGEELLFVSSKAIFKPPKAIRGGIPICFPQFSSHGNLEQHGFARNKFWSIDTNPPQLPSNSLIKTFVDLILKPTDDDIKIWPHSEVRVEGLETLDYLDNLKERERFTEQGDAITFESEVDKIYLSTPTKIAIIDHEKKRTFVLRKDGLPDAVVWNPWDRKAKAMPDFGDDDYKHMLSVEAAAIEKPIILKPGEEWKGRIELSAVPSSYCSGQLDPQKVLQG, encoded by the exons ATGGCGGGAGAGAAGCCGTCCGTGGAGCACTGCAAGGGCATCAATGGCCTCGACAAGGTCGTGCTGAGGGAGGCTCGAGGCAGCTCGGCCGAG GTTTACTTGTTTGGGGGTCATGTAACTTCCTGGAAAAATGAACATGGGGAGGAGTTGCTCTTTGTCAGCAGTAAG GCTATTTTCAAGCCCCCCAAAGCAATACGTGGTGGCATCCCTATATGTTTCCCACAA TTTTCAAGCCATGGAAATCTTGAACAACATGGATTTGCCAGGAATAAGTTTTGGAGTATTGACACTAATCCACCGCAACTTCCATCAAATAGCCTTATCAAGACTTTTGTTGATCTAATCCTTAAGCCAACCGATGATGATATCAAGATTTGGCCTCACAG TGAAGTGCGAGTGGAGGGTCTGGAGACATTGGACTACCTTGACAACTTGAAGGAAAGAGAGCGCTTTACGGAACAAGGAGATGCCATTACATTTGAATCTGAA GTGGATAAAATATATTTGAGCACACCAACCAAGATTGCAATTATAGATCATGAAAAGAAACGAACTTTCGTTTTGCGCAAAGATGGACTTCCAGATGCTG TGGTGTGGAATCCTTGGGACAGGAAGGCTAAAGCCATGCCAGATTTTGGAGATGATGATTACAAGCATATGCTATCCGTAGAAGCTGCAGCCATTGAGAAGCCCATCATTCTGAAGCCTGGTGAGGAATGGAAGGGAAGGATAGAGCTTTCTGCTGTTCCTTCCAGTTACTGCAGTGGGCAACTAGATCCTCAAAAGgtgcttcaaggatga
- the LOC103977404 gene encoding uncharacterized protein LOC103977404 — MAMAAKDMEGVLRRDRCVALPTPPHGGASIGDTPHGDVPRPLEKTIPNYLKPTICSSHCTSCHYPKNQQQCSQPSTVPTTAAAASSGKRLLSKPPMQKACPAPRAARTPPLSSDHKPAICKDPGSEKASKPRSLPKATTKAKPVDVQDHAKVAEAGALRSTLPKNRKVEDGPIKGSEASAEPADVVDASKKPRTRARSMSMSSIDLAAGPRKLNLQGGKKTAGNESKATAAEGAVSKRQEAKMGKESPPAKNAVKEEAASKLAARRNKVKALVGAFETAMSLHETEKQPSTQQHEEVAEPVKSRSAAADDGRGLQETKVTPEEKGQNQEEEEEEEEDTAGGQREVGEESKNGPSEEEEEEDNRREGVDSLETRH, encoded by the coding sequence ATGGCGATGGCTGCCAAAGACATGGAAGGCGTCCTCCGCAGAGACCGGTGCGTCGCATTGCCTACTCCTCCGCATGGGGGTGCATCGATAGGAGACACGCCTCACGGCGACGTCCCCAGGCCGCTGGAGAAGACGATTCCGAACTACCTCAAGCCAACAATATGCTCCAGCCATTGCACCAGCTGCCACTATCCCAAGAACCAGCAACAATGCTCCCAGCCTTCCACGGtgccgaccaccgccgccgccgcttcctcCGGCAAACGCCTTCTTTCTAAACCACCCATGCAGAAAGCTTGTCCCGCGCCGAGAGCAGCAAGAACTCCTCCACTGTCATCTGACCATAAACCGGCCATATGTAAGGACCCGGGCTCGGAGAAGGCGTCGAAGCCCAGAAGCCTCCCTAAGGCGACAACGAAAGCCAAGCCTGTGGACGTACAAGATCATGCGAAGGTCGCGGAAGCTGGAGCTCTTCGGTCGACGTTGCCGAAGAACAGAAAGGTAGAAGACGGACCGATCAAGGGCTCGGAGGCGAGCGCGGAGCCCGCGGATGTGGTTGACGCTTCCAAGAAGCCGAGGACACGAGCGAGGTCGATGTCCATGAGCTCCATCGATTTGGCTGCAGGTCCGAGAAAGCTGAACCTTCAAGGAGGGAAGAAGACAGCCGGCAACGAATCGAAGGCGACGGCGGCCGAAGGTGCGGTGTCGAAGAGGCAGGAGGCGAAGATGGGGAAGGAGTCGCCGCCCGCCAAGAACGCCGTAAAAGAGGAGGCGGCGAGCAAGTTGGCGGCGCGGAGGAACAAGGTGAAAGCGCTGGTGGGGGCGTTCGAGACCGCCATGTCGCTGCACGAGACGGAGAAGCAACCAAGTACTCAACAGCACGAGGAGGTGGCAGAGCCGGTGAAGAGCAGAAGCGCGGCCGCCGATGACGGTCGAGGGCTGCAGGAAACGAAGGTGACGCCCGAGGAAAAAGGTCAAaaccaagaggaggaggaggaggaggaggaggacacagcAGGAGGTCAACGCGAGGTGGGAGAGGAGTCAAAGAATGGGCCatcggaagaggaagaagaggaggataacAGGAGGGAAGGGGTTGACTCATTGGAAACCCGACACTAG
- the LOC103977264 gene encoding small ribosomal subunit protein eS4x yields MARGLKKHLKRLNAPKHWMLDKLGGAFAPKPSSGPHKARECLPLILILRNKLKYALTYREVIAILMQRHVMVDGKVRTDKTYPAGFMDVVSIPKTNENFRLLYDTKGRFRLHSVKDEEAKFKLCKVRSVQFGQKGIPYLNTYDGRTIRYPDPLIKANDTIKLDLETNKIVDFIKFDVGNVVMVTGGRNTGRVGVIKNREKHKGSFETIHIQDSTGHEFATRLGNVFTIGKGTKPWVSLPKGRGIKLSIIEEARKRLAAAGAAATT; encoded by the exons ATG GCTAGAGGATTGAAGAAACATCTGAAGAGGCTCAATGCCCCAAAACACTGGATGTTAGACAAGCTTGGTGGTGCCTTT GCCCCCAAGCCATCATCTGGTCCTCACAAAGCAAGAGAATGTTtgcctttaattcttattttgagAAACAAACTGAAATATGCTCTTACATATCGGGAAGTGATTGCAATTTTGATGCAACGTCATGTTATGGTTGATGGAAAGGTCAGGACTGACAAGACCTACCCTGCTGGATTTATGG ATGTTGTTTCGATTCCTAAGACAAACGAGAATTTCCGACTCCTTTACGACACTAAAGGACGGTTTCGTCTCCATTCAGTCAAGGATGAAGAGGCTAAG TTCAAGCTCTGCAAAGTACGTTCAGTTCAATTTGGGCAAAAGGGAATTCCTTATCTGAACACATATGATGGTCGTACCATTCGCTACCCGGACCCTCTTATCAAGGCAAATGATACCATCAAGCTTGATCTGGAGACCAACAAAATTGTGGACTTCATCAAGTTCGATGTTGGGAATGTTGTCATGGTTACAGGGGGAAGAAACACTGGTCGTGTTGGGGTGATCAAGAACAGGGAGAAGCACAAGGGGAGCTTCGAGACCATTCACATCCAGGACTCGACCGGCCATGAGTTTGCAACTCGCCTTGGGAATGTCTTCACCATCGGCAAAGGGACCAAGCCCTGGGTCTCTCTCCCCAAAGGCAGGGGTATCAAGCTCAGCATAATCGAGGAGGCAAGGAAACGCTTAGCTGCTGCTGGTGCAGCTGCCACAACTTAG